In Fragaria vesca subsp. vesca linkage group LG1, FraVesHawaii_1.0, whole genome shotgun sequence, the sequence GATCTCCCACGGATTTGGGGGTGATGCGAATTGGTGTTCATAAGCTCGGTCAAGTCAAAATCCCACCTAATTTAGGTTTTCCCTAACTATTGAGAAGAAGAAGAGAGTACTCGATCTATAAGTTTATTAAGTTTCCCACACTAGGGTGTGTGTGTGTACAAGTACTCGATTTATGTATTGTGGTCTAATGGTCTTATCGAAGAAAGAAGAAGAAGAAGAACAAGAGAGTACTCGATCTATACATATTACTTGCTTCGATTCCATTTGTTTTATAATCCTGCAATGATTCAGATTGTTTCCAAAGTCACCATTAGATTTAAATAGTGTGCGTTTGCCTTCTAGCTAGGGTACGTAGTAGATATATACTTATTCATAAGGTATTTTAATTAGGCTGATCATCTATGTTCCAAATCAAAGAGAATATAAACTCAAATAATACAATCAACCTTTTCTGCCATTTTTCCCCTTATTTTTTTGTTAGGTGTAAGACCTAACTATCACTGTTTGGGCATGAGAATGAGTATATGACAGCTTTGCTTTCACGATTCTAAGATCTTGCTTTCAATACGGTAAGCTAATTAACTTGACGACCTATATATATATATATATCCACTTTCACTTATATGTACATATATCACACACACATGTACATTATATATCAAGATTTGAAAAATCGTTAGGCGTTTCCCAAGACAGAGGGCAGCCTTGGAGCGTCTAGATGCCGCTAGACGAGTAGACGGGAAAGACGGTCTTGTTTTAAAACACTTAATTATTGTGTGTATGTATCAACTAATATATATTCCAATAATATACAATATATTCTATATATTTTCTAATTAGTTATAACATTCGGCAAGTAGCTTCATCAGGGATGATTTTAGGTTAAGCATCAAATTAAGCATGGTGCGCATGCATTGGTAAACATTACATTCTTAATAATAGGGTATATTGTAGTACGTACAATTTCTTAATAATAGGGTAATATTATAGTACGTACAGATTATTCTGAGTGAATTATGCTAATATAGAGCATAATCTGTACTTGTGAGATCTTTGGGTCAAAGATTAATATGTTGATTAATATTGATCGATCTATATGTATTTGTTAATCATAATCGACCTTTGCTTAAGACATGGAAAAATCTCTGGCTACATATAAGTACAACCTGACCCACCCAAAAAAAAAAACAATTCCATAAGTACAAAACAGAACATAGTTAATAAATCACTACCAGACGGTTCGTTCTTATATATATAATAGGTGTGTTTTCTGTTGCAATGAAGCATCAACATGATAAACTTGTACGCCATGAAAGAACTAACTAAACATGCAGCGTCAAAATGCCACCAGAATTAATACTAACAGATTCTCTCTGTGTGCATGGCATGATGTTGTTTTCTTGCTATATTTTTATGCATGCATGCAACGCACTCAAAACTTCTTTATTAGACACTGATGTTCCTTCTGTGAATCCCATCTAATCTTAATAAGCTTAATCGTTTTATTTTGTTCATTGAAATGCCTTAGTTTCCTTGAGAGTCCAAGTGAAAGAGGTATATTTGCTTGTAGTTTTCTAAGTTATGCAGAATATGTTTGACCCTCTCACTTAGAATGTGAAACAAATCTTGATATATGCATGCTTCAGTGATTACAAGTATGTACCACTATCACAATATGAAACAAAGATCACACATCTTATGTGGGCAATATAGGTGTTGCAATTTCCCGTAAATGTGGCAAATGAGGGTGTTAGTGAAAAATAAAGGAAAATTGCCACATATATATGAGATTTTATGGGATTGCAATACCCCTATTGTCCATATAAGATGTGTGGCATATTATGGTAGTGTACATTGAAGGTCATGTACAAAATTATTGAAGGTCATGATGCATGGTTGTTAAACTGAATCTATTACATGAACTTTGCTTTCCATTTTATTATCTGATTCGCTGTGAACATGTGCTTACGCAACTGAAACAAAATGGCAATTTTCCAAGTGACGTACGTATGGAAAAAACAACGAGCTAGCTGGTAATTATATCACCACTGACTTTAACCCATAACTTGTAGTTGTAGATTCACACAACAAATCTTGGATTGAAGAAAAATCTCGTATACTGTCTCCCACAATTTTTGTCCTACAAAATTCGTTCCATGAACCTCAAAATCCAACCGAATCTTTAAGATCCTTTTCATGATGACCACATTTTTTGACCATGCATATCCTCCATCCAATTTTTAGAAAATTAGAAAACAAAGACCTTTGAATAACAATCTAGACACACAAATATGAACATTGACCCAACTTGACGTACCATTGACCTAGAGAGCATCACAATCGATCAGACGGCTAAAATGAATCCCACACCTCCAAATTTGGCCAGATTTGATAGAGCTAAACAAGCTGCTAGCTAGAGTAACCATTCTGTGGATTGCTGAGAATCTTCGTGATGATCACACATGGCTTTTGCATTCAAATTTCCAAAGATCGATTGCACGAGTAATTCATGACGACATCAGAAGGAAAAGAAAAAAAAGAAGAGAGAGAGAGAGAAATAAATGATGAATCCAATCCTGTACTTTGCGTATCTTTGAAAAACCACTACGTGTTGAAGCTTAAACGCCAAAGATTGCATTCTCTGCCAATGCAAGATTTTCACCCTCGGTTCTCATGCAGCTTTATTTCCCCTCCCCCTATATATACCTCTCTCTTTCTTCATCCCTTTATCTCCTGCCTGCCTCCCTTCTCTGCCTCTTTTTCTCATCTTCCATGGCTGAGAATTCTTCCTTATTCCTAACATACCTCATAGCCTTGTTCATCATGAGCCGCCTCATCTCCACCGTTGGCTACCGTCTCCGTGACGACCACGAAGCCATTAGACTAGCTTCCACTGACTACGGCCACATCCACAGCGAAAACCCTGCCGCCGTTCTCTACCCTTCTTCCATACACGACATTTCGTCACTCATCAAGTTCGCCAACAATGTCTCCGTGCCGTTTGGCGTGGCCGCGAAAGGCCAGGGCCACTCAACACGGGGACAGGCCATGGCTCGTAATGGAGTCGTGGTCGAAATGTCGTCGTTACGAAACCAACACGGCTCCTCCGGAATCGAAGTGGTTTCGACAACCAGCAAAGACGACGTGACGGTTTACTACGCGGACGTCGGAGGCGAGCAGCTCTGGGTCGATGTTCTGCATGCCACATTAGAACATGGGCTGTCGCCGGTGACGTGGACGGACTACTTGTACCTGACCGTCGGAGGGACGCTGTCGAACGCCGGAATCGGCGGACAGACGTTTCGGTTCGGCCCTCAGATCAGCAATGTCTACGAAATGGATGTTGTCACTGGTATGATTTAGCTATCTGTGCCATGATTCGATTAGTACTAATCATTTGTGCATATTAGAATTAATACTCACTGAAATAGTATTCTGGTTCATCTGGGGGATCGATTAGAGTGATGACAACCTTGTTTGTAAGAATACAAAATAGTTGTTGACAAGCATAAATAATCAAACCCAGTTGTTTGAAGATGGTTTCACTGAGGTCCCACGCGTTTGGGATCGAAGAAAATCTTAGAATTTTGTTGGTTCAGGCAAGCTGATCATGATCATAACCGCGGTACGAAACTAGTCCCTCTAAATTTGTTAATTAATCACTAATTAATCATGATTAATTAACAAGTGGGTTGTTATTATCAACCTACTTGATTATGTTGGCTGGAGTTTATATATATTCCCAGCACTACTACTGGTCTCGTATTCATGGTATTATAGCTCTGCTTTTAGAGTTTGTGATTATAACTGGCTAGGGTTTTGTGTTTCTTTCAGGAGAAGGGGATTTTGTGACTTGCTCCCCAAACAACAACGCAGAGCTTTTCTATGGGGTTCTTGGAGGGCTAGGTCAGTTTGGGGTTATATCCAGAGCCAGAATTGCACTAGAGCCAGCACCAACAAGGGTACGTACGCATATTTTTATATTCTGCGCAGGCATTAGGCATAGGTAAATTGACTTGGACCTTTGTCTTTGTGATTAAACTAATCGTTCATAGTTGATTAAGTACACTAATGCGTGACAAGTTTGCCATGTTCAAAGCCACAACCTAATATAAAAGTGACTTAATCTATGTCACTTAAACGTGAACATCTCAGCCATCACACAAGGACTCTTCTTCTTCTGCTTCTTCTATTCCTTTCTTGCCCGACTTTTCTTATTTTCTTGGGGTCGGACCCCATGAACGGCGACCCCTTTATAATTTGGTCCTTTAAACTTAAGGGAGTTTGATTAAAGTTTTTGTTATATGTCACTTTCCACTAAATTTGCTGAATATATTTTGGTCGATCTTGCAGGTCAAGTGGGTGCGAATGCTTTACAGTGACTTCTCTGCGTTTTCCAGAGACCAAGAACGTTTAATCTCAATCAATGGGAGA encodes:
- the LOC101302306 gene encoding cytokinin dehydrogenase 3-like, producing the protein MAENSSLFLTYLIALFIMSRLISTVGYRLRDDHEAIRLASTDYGHIHSENPAAVLYPSSIHDISSLIKFANNVSVPFGVAAKGQGHSTRGQAMARNGVVVEMSSLRNQHGSSGIEVVSTTSKDDVTVYYADVGGEQLWVDVLHATLEHGLSPVTWTDYLYLTVGGTLSNAGIGGQTFRFGPQISNVYEMDVVTGEGDFVTCSPNNNAELFYGVLGGLGQFGVISRARIALEPAPTRVKWVRMLYSDFSAFSRDQERLISINGRQQSNALDYIEGSLLINQGPPNNWRASSFFPQSSHKKIISRVNKHGIIYCLEVVKYYDHQTESTVDKEVQNLLNGLNYLPGFKFENDASYVEFLNRVRSGELKLQSEGQWDVPHPWLNLFIPKSRIADFDQGVFRDIVLKRNITTGPVLVYPMNRSKWNEKMSAVVPEEDVFYTIGFLHATGFDEWKAFDEQNKEILEFCVKAGIDVKQYLPDHKTQQGWMKHFGSKWKTFEKRKALFDPKRILSPGQRIFQIQA